One stretch of Cedecea neteri DNA includes these proteins:
- a CDS encoding DsbA family protein, which yields MKYAFILILSLFSGLALAAKEEPAPFSAEQQKQLEVLIEQALFNDPASPRFGAKKPVLTLVNFTDYNCPYCKQLDPMLEKIVQKYPDVAVIVKPLPFKGESSVLSARTVLTTWRQHPEQFLALHEKLMQKKGYHDTASIAVAVEKSGATAVKPDEKSMETLSTNLQLARIVGVQGTPATIIGDEMIPGAVPWETLEEVVKEKLAAARGK from the coding sequence ATGAAATACGCCTTTATTCTGATCCTCTCTCTGTTCTCCGGCCTGGCGCTGGCGGCAAAAGAAGAGCCCGCTCCGTTTTCCGCCGAGCAGCAAAAGCAGCTGGAAGTGCTGATTGAGCAGGCGCTGTTTAATGACCCGGCCAGCCCGCGCTTCGGCGCCAAAAAACCGGTATTAACCCTGGTGAACTTCACCGATTACAATTGCCCGTACTGCAAGCAGCTCGACCCGATGCTGGAGAAGATTGTGCAGAAATATCCCGATGTGGCGGTGATTGTGAAGCCGCTGCCGTTTAAGGGAGAAAGCTCCGTGCTGTCGGCGCGAACCGTGCTGACCACCTGGCGTCAGCATCCCGAACAGTTTCTGGCGCTGCATGAAAAGCTGATGCAGAAGAAGGGCTATCACGATACGGCGAGCATCGCGGTAGCCGTTGAAAAGAGCGGAGCAACCGCGGTAAAGCCGGATGAAAAAAGCATGGAAACCTTAAGCACCAACCTTCAATTAGCGCGCATCGTCGGCGTGCAGGGCACGCCAGCCACCATTATTGGCGATGAAATGATCCCCGGTGCGGTGCCGTGGGAAACGCTGGAAGAAGTGGTCAAAGAAAAGCTGGCGGCCGCCCGTGGCAAGTAA
- a CDS encoding protein-disulfide reductase DsbD family protein — MFNRFRQALLCLLMLWLPVSWAAEAGWQQSPDNDHASVRLRADTTANNETRLLLDVKLEKGWKTYWRSPGEGGVAPSIAWQEDMPKVEWFWPTPARFDVAGITTQGYHDRVTIPMVIHGRAPETLRGVLTLSTCSNVCLLTDYSFTVTSTAADATFAHDFAQAMGQVPVEGGLTDSLKAGYRQGSLVIDAVRAGGWTNPGLYLDPPEDTDLGKPTFRIDGDTLQATVPVSDGWGEGAPDLRGKSVTLVLADSGIAQQNTLTIGSAPAAAGGNDAFPLWQVVLMALVGGLILNLMPCVLPVLGMKLGSILLVQQKDRSLVRRQFLASVAGIIASFMVLALLMTALRLTNQALGWGIQFQNPWFIGFMALVMLVFSANLFGLFEFRLSSNMNTRLATQGGNGMAGHFWQGAFATLLATPCSAPFLGTAVAVALTASYPVLWGLFLALGLGMSLPWLLIALRPGLAMRLPRPGKWMNWLRRVLGLLMLGSAIWLASLLLVHFGVSGGKPAQENIAWQPLSEQAIQDALAQHKRVFIDVTADWCITCKANKYNVLNKEDVQAVLQAPDVVALRGDWTLPSPQITDFLRSRGQVAVPFNQIYGPGLPEGKVLPTLLSRDSVLTTLDEAKGTTQ; from the coding sequence ATGTTTAATCGCTTCAGGCAGGCGCTGCTTTGCCTGCTTATGCTATGGCTGCCCGTATCCTGGGCGGCAGAGGCCGGCTGGCAACAATCACCGGATAACGATCACGCCAGCGTCAGGCTGCGCGCGGACACCACAGCCAATAACGAAACTCGTCTTCTGCTGGACGTAAAGCTTGAGAAAGGCTGGAAAACCTACTGGCGCTCGCCGGGAGAAGGCGGCGTTGCGCCGTCTATTGCCTGGCAAGAGGATATGCCAAAGGTGGAATGGTTCTGGCCCACGCCTGCGCGCTTTGACGTCGCCGGAATAACGACCCAGGGCTATCACGACCGGGTCACCATCCCGATGGTTATTCATGGCCGTGCGCCGGAAACCCTTCGCGGCGTGCTGACGCTTTCCACCTGCAGCAACGTTTGCCTGCTGACCGATTATTCCTTTACCGTCACCTCTACGGCTGCGGACGCTACGTTTGCTCACGACTTCGCTCAGGCGATGGGGCAGGTGCCGGTTGAAGGCGGGCTGACGGATTCGCTAAAAGCGGGCTACCGCCAGGGAAGCCTGGTTATCGACGCCGTGCGTGCCGGAGGCTGGACGAATCCGGGGCTTTATCTTGACCCACCGGAAGATACGGATCTGGGCAAGCCGACCTTCCGCATCGACGGCGACACGCTGCAGGCGACGGTGCCGGTGAGCGACGGCTGGGGCGAGGGTGCGCCAGATCTACGCGGTAAATCGGTCACTCTGGTGCTGGCTGACAGCGGCATCGCCCAGCAAAACACGCTCACTATTGGTTCGGCTCCCGCCGCTGCTGGCGGAAACGACGCGTTCCCGCTCTGGCAGGTGGTGCTGATGGCGCTGGTGGGCGGTCTTATCCTGAACCTGATGCCGTGCGTGCTGCCCGTGCTGGGCATGAAGCTCGGGTCTATTCTGCTGGTTCAGCAAAAAGACAGAAGTCTGGTGCGCCGCCAGTTTTTAGCCTCGGTTGCAGGAATTATCGCTTCCTTTATGGTACTGGCCTTGTTGATGACCGCCCTGCGGCTGACCAACCAGGCGCTGGGCTGGGGCATCCAGTTCCAGAACCCGTGGTTCATCGGCTTTATGGCGCTGGTGATGCTGGTGTTCAGCGCCAATCTGTTTGGCCTGTTCGAGTTCCGGCTTTCCTCCAATATGAACACTCGCCTGGCTACCCAGGGCGGCAACGGCATGGCCGGGCATTTCTGGCAGGGTGCTTTTGCCACGCTGCTGGCAACGCCGTGCAGCGCGCCTTTCCTCGGCACGGCGGTAGCCGTTGCGCTGACCGCTTCCTACCCGGTTCTGTGGGGGCTGTTCCTGGCATTGGGACTGGGCATGAGCCTGCCGTGGCTGCTGATTGCGCTTCGTCCCGGCCTTGCCATGCGCTTACCGCGTCCGGGGAAATGGATGAACTGGCTGCGCCGCGTGCTTGGCCTGCTGATGCTCGGGTCGGCTATCTGGCTGGCAAGCCTGCTGCTGGTGCATTTCGGGGTTTCTGGCGGCAAGCCCGCGCAGGAAAATATTGCCTGGCAGCCGCTCAGCGAACAGGCGATTCAGGACGCGCTGGCGCAGCATAAACGTGTGTTTATCGACGTCACCGCCGACTGGTGTATCACCTGTAAAGCCAACAAATACAACGTGCTCAATAAAGAGGACGTGCAGGCCGTGCTGCAGGCTCCGGACGTGGTTGCCCTGCGCGGTGACTGGACGCTGCCGTCCCCGCAAATCACCGACTTTTTAAGAAGCCGCGGCCAGGTTGCCGTGCCTTTCAACCAAATTTATGGCCCAGGCCTGCCGGAAGGCAAAGTGCTGCCCACGCTGCTGTCTCGCGACTCGGTTCTGACGACCCTGGATGAAGCCAAAGGAACAACCCAATGA
- the cbl gene encoding HTH-type transcriptional regulator Cbl, which yields MNFQQLKIIREAARRDYNLTEVANMLFTSQSGVSRHIRELEEELGIEIFIRRGKRLLGMTEPGKALLVIAERILNEASNVRRLADLFTNDTSGVLTIATTHTQARYSLPVVIKAFRALFPEVRLELIQGTPQEIESLLHSGAADIGIASERLSTDPLVVAYPWFRWYHSLLVPQGHPLIHTSPLTLDDISRWPLITYRQGITGRSRIDEAFARRGLTADVVLSAQDSDVVKTYVELGLGIGLVADQASGEEGSLVRLDTRHLFDANTVWLGIRRGQLQRNYVWRFIELCNPELSVDEIKRLALEPEEPAIDYQI from the coding sequence GTGAACTTCCAGCAACTTAAAATAATCCGCGAGGCGGCGCGGCGGGACTACAATCTCACCGAAGTCGCCAACATGCTTTTCACCTCTCAGTCCGGCGTCAGCCGTCATATTCGCGAGCTTGAAGAAGAGCTGGGCATTGAAATATTCATTCGTCGCGGCAAACGGTTATTAGGTATGACCGAACCGGGCAAGGCCCTGTTAGTGATCGCCGAACGCATTCTTAATGAAGCCAGTAACGTTCGTCGCCTGGCCGATCTCTTCACCAATGACACCAGCGGCGTGTTAACGATAGCCACGACCCACACCCAGGCTCGATATAGCCTCCCGGTGGTGATCAAAGCCTTTCGCGCATTATTCCCCGAAGTTCGCCTCGAGCTTATTCAGGGTACGCCACAGGAAATTGAATCCCTGCTGCACAGCGGGGCGGCTGATATCGGCATCGCCAGCGAACGCCTGAGCACCGACCCGCTGGTGGTCGCCTACCCGTGGTTCCGCTGGTATCACAGCCTGCTGGTGCCGCAGGGGCATCCGCTGATTCATACCAGCCCGCTGACGCTGGATGATATCAGCCGCTGGCCGCTGATCACCTACCGCCAGGGGATAACCGGCCGTTCACGCATAGATGAGGCGTTTGCCCGCAGAGGCCTGACGGCTGATGTGGTGCTTAGCGCCCAGGACTCCGACGTGGTGAAAACCTACGTCGAGCTCGGCCTGGGGATTGGGCTGGTGGCCGACCAGGCCAGCGGTGAAGAAGGGAGTCTGGTACGCCTGGACACTCGCCATCTGTTTGACGCCAACACCGTGTGGCTTGGCATTCGACGCGGGCAGCTGCAGCGAAACTATGTCTGGCGCTTTATTGAATTGTGCAACCCGGAGCTTTCGGTCGACGAAATTAAGCGCCTGGCGCTTGAGCCCGAAGAACCCGCCATCGATTATCAAATCTGA
- a CDS encoding protein disulfide oxidoreductase, translated as MASKLRRWLREGLILLVLLAGVMLVMDWWRAPQSPPAFDSTPLYTLDGQNVTLGALSADRPLLVYFWASWCAVCRFTTPDVAKLQAEGKNVITIALRSGNESEVSRWLARKGVSFPVINDADGAISRSWKIDVTPTLVVVDKGKVVSTTSGWTSYWGMKMRLWWAGM; from the coding sequence GTGGCAAGTAAGCTGCGGCGCTGGCTGCGAGAAGGATTAATTCTGCTGGTGCTGCTGGCGGGCGTGATGCTGGTAATGGACTGGTGGCGCGCACCTCAGTCACCTCCCGCTTTTGACAGCACCCCGCTGTACACGCTAGACGGGCAAAACGTCACGCTCGGTGCGCTGAGTGCGGATCGCCCGCTGCTGGTTTACTTCTGGGCCAGCTGGTGCGCGGTGTGCCGTTTTACCACGCCGGACGTGGCGAAGCTGCAGGCCGAAGGGAAGAACGTGATAACCATTGCGCTCCGCTCCGGCAATGAAAGCGAAGTTTCCCGCTGGCTGGCGCGTAAAGGCGTGAGCTTCCCGGTTATTAACGACGCCGACGGCGCAATATCCCGCAGCTGGAAGATTGACGTCACGCCAACGCTTGTCGTGGTGGATAAAGGCAAGGTGGTGTCTACAACCAGCGGCTGGACGAGCTACTGGGGAATGAAAATGCGCCTGTGGTGGGCCGGGATGTGA
- the nac gene encoding nitrogen assimilation transcriptional regulator NAC has product MNLRRLKYFVKIVDIGSLTQAAEVLHIAQPALSQQVATLEGELDQQLLIRTKRGVTPTEAGKILYAHARTILRQCEQAQLAVNNVGQTINGHVSIGLAPGMAASSITMPLLQAVRAELPDVQVYLHENSGSQLNDKLLSGQLDMAVLYDRTPTAGLTSQPLLKEDLFLVGTRDCPGTTIDLSDVAAMDLFLPRDYSAVRKRVDEAFSLRRLTAKIIGEIESISTLTAAIASGMGVTVLPESAARSLADSASGWMARITSPSLNLPLSLNLSARLPLSPQAQAVKEILMSLVTRPALENRELMLVG; this is encoded by the coding sequence ATGAATTTAAGACGACTGAAGTACTTCGTAAAAATCGTTGATATTGGCAGCCTGACCCAGGCGGCAGAAGTACTGCATATCGCACAGCCGGCGCTCAGCCAGCAGGTTGCCACCCTGGAAGGGGAGCTGGATCAGCAGCTGTTGATCCGCACCAAACGAGGCGTAACGCCGACGGAAGCGGGAAAAATTCTTTATGCTCATGCGCGGACCATTCTGCGCCAGTGTGAGCAGGCGCAGCTGGCGGTTAATAACGTCGGCCAGACCATTAACGGGCACGTCTCCATTGGCCTGGCGCCTGGGATGGCAGCCTCCTCTATTACCATGCCGCTGCTGCAGGCCGTGCGTGCCGAGTTGCCGGATGTGCAGGTTTATCTGCATGAAAACAGCGGGTCGCAGCTTAACGACAAACTGCTCAGCGGGCAGCTTGATATGGCCGTTCTGTATGACCGCACGCCAACGGCCGGGCTAACCAGCCAGCCGCTGCTGAAAGAAGATTTGTTCCTGGTGGGCACCCGTGACTGCCCGGGCACGACGATAGATTTGTCTGACGTTGCCGCCATGGATCTTTTCCTGCCACGCGACTACAGCGCGGTGCGCAAACGGGTGGATGAGGCTTTTTCCCTGCGCCGCCTGACGGCAAAAATCATCGGCGAAATCGAGTCAATTTCGACGCTAACTGCGGCGATTGCCAGCGGTATGGGCGTGACCGTGCTGCCGGAATCTGCGGCTCGTTCGCTTGCCGATTCGGCCAGCGGCTGGATGGCACGCATCACCAGTCCGTCGCTAAATTTACCGCTGTCGCTGAACCTTTCCGCGCGTTTACCGCTTTCCCCTCAGGCCCAGGCGGTAAAAGAAATTCTTATGTCTCTGGTGACCCGCCCGGCGCTGGAAAATCGCGAGCTGATGCTGGTGGGTTAA